A single genomic interval of Pseudomonas sp. FeN3W harbors:
- a CDS encoding TRAP transporter substrate-binding protein — MKPIITLAGLVLAVTSAFAQAEPIVIKFSHVVAEDTPKGKGALMFKRLAEERLPGQVSVEVYPNSTLFGDATELEALRNNEVQLLAPSLAKFEQYTKQLQVFDLPFLFDDIDAVNRFQKRTKGKQLLRSMEDQNITGLAYWHNGMKQLSATRMLRLPSDASGLSFRIQPSAVLEAQFGAVGASTQKIPFADVYDALRTGTVQGAENPWSNIYSKKMHTVQPYIIESDHGVLDYMVVSNTRFWMGMPHKIRFELEAILDEVSYMVNREAEELNQADRERIRQAGTTEIVSLTPEERERWREAMRPVWQQFEPVIGADIIKAAQTVNRKQRN; from the coding sequence ATGAAGCCGATCATTACCCTTGCCGGGCTTGTGCTGGCGGTCACCAGCGCATTCGCCCAGGCTGAGCCCATCGTCATCAAGTTTTCTCACGTAGTGGCCGAGGACACGCCCAAGGGCAAGGGTGCACTGATGTTCAAGCGCCTGGCCGAGGAGCGTCTGCCCGGCCAGGTAAGCGTCGAGGTCTACCCGAATTCGACGCTGTTCGGTGATGCCACGGAGCTGGAGGCATTGCGCAACAACGAAGTGCAGCTGCTGGCGCCGTCACTGGCCAAGTTCGAGCAATACACCAAGCAGCTGCAGGTATTCGACCTGCCCTTCCTGTTCGACGATATCGACGCGGTAAACCGCTTCCAGAAGCGCACCAAGGGCAAACAGCTGCTGCGCTCGATGGAAGACCAGAACATCACCGGCCTGGCCTACTGGCACAACGGCATGAAGCAGCTCTCGGCGACCCGTATGCTGCGCCTGCCGAGCGATGCATCGGGGCTGAGCTTCCGCATTCAACCCTCGGCCGTGCTCGAAGCGCAGTTCGGTGCAGTCGGCGCATCGACCCAGAAAATCCCCTTCGCCGATGTCTACGACGCCCTGCGTACCGGCACCGTACAGGGCGCGGAGAATCCCTGGTCGAACATCTACAGCAAGAAGATGCATACCGTGCAGCCCTACATCATCGAGAGCGATCACGGTGTGCTCGATTACATGGTGGTCAGCAACACCCGCTTCTGGATGGGCATGCCGCACAAGATCCGTTTCGAGCTGGAAGCCATCCTCGACGAGGTGAGCTACATGGTGAATCGCGAAGCCGAAGAGCTGAATCAGGCCGACCGCGAGCGCATTCGCCAGGCGGGAACGACCGAGATCGTCAGCCTGACTCCGGAAGAGCGCGAGCGCTGGCGCGAAGCGATGCGTCCGGTGTGGCAGCAGTTCGAGCCGGTGATCGGCGCGGACATCATCAAGGCGGCCCAGACCGTCAATCGCAAGCAACGCAATTAA